A stretch of Clostridia bacterium DNA encodes these proteins:
- the fabF gene encoding beta-ketoacyl-ACP synthase II yields MRRVVVTGLGAVTPIGLTADSFWQGLTEGRLGIKKIQSFDTTDFPIKIAGEIIDYDPLETLDKKKSKRMDRISQFATTASIEAFAMAGLTKDNYDPDRAGVMIGNGIGGLLTITTEQEKLMAKGPSRISPFFVPAAIGNMPGGNVAIELNLKGPNMTLVTACASSTNAIGEAFHKIKFDMADIMLAGGTEASLCPLGIGGFASMSALSDSDDPTCASIPFDKNRSGFVMGEGAGILVLEELEHAKKRGAKIFGEICGYSSTCDAYHITAPETTGRGASLAMKQAIEEGGIDKEDVDYINAHGTSTPFNDVIESRAIQALFGEATKELMVSSTKSMTGHLLGAAGAVEAIACIKALETGIVPPTIGVREQDPECNLDIVAHEARRKNIKYAMSNSLGFGGHNSVLLMKRWEA; encoded by the coding sequence ATGAGAAGAGTAGTAGTGACAGGATTAGGCGCAGTAACCCCAATTGGGCTTACCGCAGACTCATTCTGGCAGGGACTTACAGAAGGACGTTTGGGTATTAAGAAAATTCAGTCATTCGATACCACAGACTTTCCCATTAAGATTGCAGGAGAGATTATCGATTATGATCCCCTCGAGACACTGGATAAGAAAAAAAGTAAACGTATGGACCGTATATCTCAATTTGCCACGACAGCCTCAATAGAAGCATTTGCGATGGCTGGTTTAACAAAAGATAATTATGATCCGGACCGTGCGGGTGTAATGATTGGAAATGGCATAGGTGGTCTTTTAACCATAACGACTGAACAGGAAAAACTGATGGCAAAGGGTCCGAGTAGAATTTCACCTTTTTTTGTCCCGGCAGCCATTGGTAACATGCCCGGAGGCAACGTAGCCATCGAATTAAACTTAAAAGGACCCAATATGACCTTGGTAACGGCATGTGCTAGTTCTACCAATGCTATAGGGGAGGCCTTCCATAAGATTAAATTTGATATGGCGGATATCATGTTGGCCGGCGGAACAGAAGCCAGCCTTTGTCCTCTGGGAATAGGAGGATTCGCCTCAATGAGTGCACTAAGTGACTCAGATGACCCAACTTGTGCTTCGATTCCCTTTGACAAGAATCGGTCTGGTTTCGTGATGGGCGAGGGTGCTGGCATTCTAGTTTTGGAAGAGTTGGAGCACGCTAAAAAACGAGGTGCAAAAATTTTTGGTGAGATATGTGGTTATAGTAGTACTTGTGATGCTTACCATATTACGGCACCAGAGACGACTGGGCGTGGGGCAAGCTTGGCTATGAAACAGGCAATTGAAGAAGGGGGCATAGATAAAGAAGATGTTGACTATATCAATGCGCATGGTACGAGTACCCCTTTTAATGATGTAATTGAGTCTCGAGCCATTCAGGCCTTATTTGGTGAGGCGACCAAGGAGCTTATGGTTAGTTCTACCAAATCTATGACCGGCCATTTGCTTGGTGCAGCAGGCGCAGTGGAAGCGATTGCTTGTATTAAAGCGCTTGAGACGGGGATTGTACCTCCGACCATCGGTGTTAGAGAACAAGACCCGGAATGTAATCTAGATATCGTGGCGCATGAAGCGAGAAGAAAAAATATTAAATACGCCATGAGTAATTCACTCGGTTTCGGTGGACACAATAGCGTTTTGCTTATGAAAAGGTGGGAAGCATAA
- the fabZ gene encoding 3-hydroxyacyl-ACP dehydratase FabZ codes for MGSIMDIVEIMTILPHRPPFLLIDRIEEMEEGRSATAIKNVTMNEYFFTGHFPGNPVMPGVLIIEALAQTGAVAILSLKENKGKTAYFGGIKKARFRRKVVPGDTLKLVVEITRMKGPVGIGSAVAYVNEEIAAEAELTFAVE; via the coding sequence GTGGGAAGCATAATGGATATCGTAGAAATTATGACTATTTTGCCTCACCGTCCACCATTTCTCTTGATCGATCGGATTGAAGAAATGGAAGAAGGTCGTAGTGCGACCGCCATTAAGAACGTAACGATGAATGAATATTTTTTCACTGGACATTTTCCTGGAAATCCAGTTATGCCAGGAGTACTCATTATCGAGGCTCTAGCGCAGACGGGCGCAGTTGCCATTCTTTCGCTCAAAGAAAACAAAGGCAAAACAGCGTACTTTGGGGGAATTAAGAAAGCGCGTTTTCGCCGCAAAGTGGTTCCTGGTGATACTCTTAAGCTCGTAGTTGAAATTACTAGGATGAAGGGGCCGGTCGGTATCGGGAGTGCAGTTGCCTATGTAAATGAAGAAATAGCAGCCGAAGCAGAGCTTACCTTTGCTGTAGAATAA
- the ade gene encoding adenine deaminase yields the protein MNKERLAVARGDMPADLVFMNGKILDIYNGCWVTKPLAVHQGILVGFGDYEGISTVDLQGKWLIPGLIDAHMHLESSMLTPERFSELVLPKGTVTVMADPHEIANVCGTDGIEYLLESNPYLDLDLFVMLPSCVPATSIETSGAELTAEDLEKYMQHPGVLGLGEMMNYPGVIFGDDQVHKKLELAKKQGKIIDGHIEPDDLKGLNAYAMSGIEANHECTSPKQARATLQAGLALMIREGTAARNLEALLPVVDEYSRSRCMFCTDDRHPDHIESQGHIDYLVRRSIEKGMDPIMAIRMSSLNTAQFFGLKDRGAIAPGKKADLLILKDLQQFEVSSVYKDGCLVAKDGEYLGSHKQGDIPERLIKGLNFPSIKPQDLLLKLGKRNMAIELIPGEIMTRKKVVSYEEARQLKKIAVIERHHGSGNIGLGLVKGFDFKGAAIASTVAHDSHNLIVVGDNDEDMLLAIEETRKLGGGLVLSAGGEIRASLALPIAGLLSNRPYIEVKLALLKLKSELQKFGQSQDFDPFMTLSFLALPVLPEIRITDRGLFDVTIFDYIDNIQ from the coding sequence ATGAATAAAGAAAGATTGGCTGTAGCCAGAGGCGATATGCCGGCGGATCTTGTATTCATGAACGGAAAGATACTAGATATCTATAACGGATGTTGGGTTACAAAGCCTCTTGCAGTTCATCAGGGAATACTAGTTGGGTTTGGTGACTATGAGGGGATAAGTACGGTTGATTTGCAGGGGAAATGGCTGATCCCTGGTCTTATCGATGCGCATATGCACCTAGAAAGTTCGATGTTGACTCCGGAACGTTTTTCAGAACTAGTACTGCCCAAAGGAACCGTTACAGTAATGGCAGATCCCCATGAAATAGCCAATGTTTGTGGGACTGATGGAATAGAGTATTTGCTTGAAAGCAACCCATATCTTGATTTAGATCTTTTTGTAATGTTACCATCCTGTGTTCCTGCGACATCCATTGAAACTTCAGGTGCAGAACTTACGGCTGAGGATCTTGAAAAGTATATGCAGCATCCTGGGGTGCTGGGCTTGGGCGAAATGATGAACTATCCCGGTGTTATCTTTGGAGATGACCAGGTTCATAAAAAGCTCGAGCTCGCTAAAAAACAGGGCAAGATTATCGATGGGCATATTGAACCCGATGATTTAAAGGGCTTGAACGCCTATGCAATGAGTGGGATTGAAGCCAACCACGAATGCACCTCCCCAAAACAGGCCAGAGCCACTTTGCAAGCCGGCTTGGCCTTGATGATTCGAGAGGGAACAGCAGCAAGAAATTTGGAAGCCTTGTTACCGGTGGTAGATGAATATAGTAGATCTCGGTGCATGTTTTGCACAGATGACCGACATCCGGATCATATTGAAAGCCAGGGACACATAGACTATTTGGTGCGTAGATCCATCGAAAAAGGTATGGACCCTATCATGGCCATACGGATGTCTAGCTTGAATACGGCACAATTTTTTGGATTAAAAGACCGTGGTGCTATCGCGCCAGGCAAAAAAGCAGATCTACTGATTCTGAAGGACCTACAACAATTTGAAGTCTCTTCGGTATATAAGGATGGATGCCTAGTCGCAAAAGATGGAGAATACCTTGGAAGCCATAAGCAAGGAGATATACCGGAGCGATTGATCAAGGGACTTAATTTTCCAAGCATAAAGCCACAGGATTTACTGTTAAAATTAGGCAAGCGGAATATGGCGATTGAATTGATTCCTGGCGAAATCATGACTAGAAAAAAAGTTGTATCGTACGAGGAAGCAAGGCAGCTAAAAAAGATTGCGGTAATTGAGAGGCACCATGGTTCTGGTAACATAGGACTTGGCTTGGTGAAGGGATTCGATTTTAAAGGTGCTGCTATTGCTTCAACGGTAGCTCATGATTCACATAACTTGATTGTGGTCGGAGACAATGATGAGGATATGTTACTTGCCATTGAGGAAACTAGAAAATTGGGCGGGGGCCTGGTCTTATCAGCAGGTGGTGAAATACGGGCTTCACTGGCCTTGCCGATAGCAGGTCTTCTTAGCAATAGGCCTTATATCGAAGTAAAATTGGCGCTTTTGAAGCTTAAAAGCGAATTGCAAAAGTTTGGACAAAGCCAGGATTTTGATCCTTTCATGACCCTATCTTTTCTTGCCTTGCCGGTTCTTCCTGAAATCCGTATTACGGACCGGGGGCTTTTTGATGTTACTATATTCGACTATATCGATAATATTCAGTAA
- a CDS encoding S-layer homology domain-containing protein — protein MHFIKKTTTIGLLTIMVLLQCVLASTAMAEDYQTHSSSQAIQEGVDQGLIELSDGNFYPDEAITRQEWVRLLIQYLGYFRLSADGFEDVASDSSYYEDFLIAKEAGLVTGDEDNMVYPNEQITREEALNTVVLALRGRVTEEPVLLIQDGDKLNTSYEPQVRYAVSAGWFPLNTNNELEPQKEVSRAQAVTLLDIATGTRLMDETSFGNALETTQVEENISVYSPETLIQRITGTKDIYVLPSAGTKLTLNKVQLDGKLVVLGVGDMSIELKNSRIALLETRNPYGTVEVVRDSKSSIGNFLQGTPLNLVVQEEKIDNQPSSTPPEVFWFSIGFVCFLIGMIIYQSKDRTRTVFISQGVGKYVYVEQAETWEKIGVVNPQPQIVDVYERKGKVRIEGLEEGRAHVELYQIKDDEQNKQLDGVEHAHLKKSRKGRAFLNIVVVKGKEQ, from the coding sequence ATGCATTTCATCAAAAAAACAACAACAATCGGGCTACTAACCATTATGGTGTTGCTGCAATGTGTACTGGCGAGTACGGCTATGGCAGAAGATTATCAGACGCACTCTTCTTCTCAGGCAATCCAAGAAGGCGTGGACCAAGGGCTAATAGAGCTTTCAGATGGGAACTTTTACCCAGATGAGGCGATTACTAGACAGGAATGGGTACGATTACTCATACAGTATTTAGGCTATTTCCGACTTTCTGCTGATGGTTTTGAAGATGTAGCATCAGATAGCAGTTATTATGAGGATTTTTTAATTGCGAAGGAGGCTGGACTAGTCACAGGCGATGAAGATAATATGGTTTATCCAAATGAACAGATTACTAGAGAAGAAGCTCTTAATACGGTAGTTTTGGCTCTTAGAGGTAGGGTTACGGAAGAACCGGTACTCTTAATCCAAGATGGGGATAAACTCAATACGTCCTATGAGCCTCAAGTACGGTATGCCGTTTCTGCTGGATGGTTTCCGCTTAATACAAACAATGAACTGGAACCGCAAAAAGAAGTAAGCCGTGCACAAGCAGTGACCTTATTGGATATTGCTACCGGTACAAGACTAATGGATGAAACCAGCTTTGGAAATGCATTGGAAACAACCCAGGTTGAAGAAAATATTTCGGTATACAGTCCAGAGACATTGATACAACGTATAACAGGTACCAAAGATATCTATGTGCTTCCCTCTGCAGGAACGAAGCTTACTTTAAATAAGGTGCAACTGGATGGAAAATTGGTGGTGCTTGGTGTTGGCGATATGAGCATTGAACTTAAAAATTCACGAATTGCTTTGCTTGAGACCAGAAATCCATATGGAACAGTAGAAGTGGTGCGTGATAGCAAATCGAGTATCGGAAACTTTCTACAAGGCACACCGCTTAATCTAGTAGTCCAAGAGGAAAAAATTGACAATCAACCATCGAGTACCCCTCCGGAGGTATTTTGGTTTAGCATCGGTTTTGTCTGCTTTTTGATTGGGATGATAATCTATCAATCGAAGGACCGTACTAGAACCGTATTTATTTCTCAAGGTGTGGGAAAATATGTGTATGTGGAGCAAGCTGAGACTTGGGAAAAGATTGGAGTAGTAAATCCTCAACCCCAGATTGTCGATGTATATGAGCGAAAGGGCAAGGTTCGTATTGAAGGGCTTGAGGAAGGCCGGGCTCATGTGGAGCTTTACCAAATTAAAGATGATGAGCAGAATAAGCAGCTTGACGGAGTTGAACATGCCCACTTAAAAAAATCTCGAAAAGGAAGGGCATTTCTGAATATTGTGGTGGTTAAGGGTAAAGAACAATAA
- a CDS encoding DUF4349 domain-containing protein has product MKKLCIGLLIAILLLTGCSSTSGNSYDSNVADEQEAAMEAPMEAPIADGVEFGDEVGFDETQETVTDQKLIKEGNMRVTVSDSVEAARLIEERVVALGGYVAGTSKYSQYYDGQEYYSIDMNIRVPGESFDFLVGEVEGLGKVDNSSTNVQDVTQQYIDLEARLKNLKSEEERFVAIFDQADTVEDMLAVESELARLRGEIESLEGQFRYLNNRVSYASLYLTLDEERIKTAEFEGLSLGQVFKEMGSAFSRGVYGFFVFIGDLFVQLAYMLPFLISIALIAWLAFVLGKRLRKKSKDKPRKVEKQSKESDKNDQA; this is encoded by the coding sequence ATGAAGAAACTTTGCATAGGATTACTGATAGCCATTTTGCTACTAACAGGTTGTAGTTCGACAAGCGGAAATTCATATGATTCCAATGTGGCTGATGAGCAAGAAGCAGCCATGGAAGCACCGATGGAAGCACCGATAGCGGATGGTGTTGAATTTGGCGATGAAGTAGGCTTTGACGAAACGCAGGAAACGGTGACAGATCAGAAACTCATCAAAGAAGGAAACATGCGGGTTACCGTATCTGATTCAGTCGAGGCAGCTCGATTAATCGAAGAGCGAGTTGTGGCTCTAGGGGGATACGTAGCAGGAACCTCTAAGTACTCACAATACTACGATGGTCAGGAATACTATTCTATCGATATGAATATTCGAGTTCCTGGAGAATCGTTTGACTTTTTGGTAGGCGAAGTTGAGGGACTAGGCAAGGTAGACAACTCAAGCACCAATGTACAAGATGTAACTCAACAGTATATTGACTTGGAGGCTAGACTTAAGAATCTTAAGTCAGAAGAAGAACGCTTTGTGGCAATTTTCGACCAGGCGGATACGGTGGAGGATATGCTAGCGGTGGAAAGCGAACTGGCACGCCTAAGAGGTGAAATTGAATCTTTGGAAGGTCAGTTCCGTTATCTGAATAACCGGGTAAGCTATGCGAGCCTCTATTTAACTTTAGATGAAGAACGGATTAAAACAGCCGAGTTTGAAGGCTTAAGCCTAGGACAGGTATTTAAAGAGATGGGGTCTGCTTTTAGTAGAGGCGTCTACGGATTTTTTGTTTTTATCGGTGACTTGTTTGTCCAACTGGCTTATATGTTACCTTTCCTTATTTCTATAGCTCTAATAGCCTGGCTGGCCTTTGTTCTTGGAAAGCGCTTGCGCAAAAAGAGCAAGGACAAACCGCGTAAAGTTGAAAAACAGAGCAAGGAATCGGACAAAAACGACCAGGCATAA
- a CDS encoding L-seryl-tRNA(Sec) selenium transferase, producing MARTMKEKLRKLPKVDAILLKPEVEAWIKTYGRDLVSATVRGSIDSLRQDILSGKEIENLEIETELRTKKSLEKSRMMNFRRIINATGIVLHTNMGRAVLSEKAVQAVSQSIRYYNNLELNLETGKRGSRYAHVVELIKEITGCEDALVVNNNAAAVLLVLDTLAKGGETLLSRGEMVEIGGSFRVPEVMKLGGTRLVEVGTTNKTHLFDYERAINDNTKVILKVHTSNYRITGFAKSVERTELMQLATEHNLVAYEDLGSGFLADLQDEGITDEPRVQDVVASGMDVISFSGDKLLGGPQAGIIIGKKCYIEKMKMNQLNRALRIDKMTIAALEATLREYLDMERVKRDNPTLNKLTETSEILKNRAEMLCAKLEEALGPHFTVQKDTSQAGGGSLPGVMLPTWVVRLSLPGMDEESLTIRLRKQRPAVMARKNKNELVLDVRTVGDDELDELVLAIQSASRKETGEEK from the coding sequence ATGGCACGAACGATGAAAGAAAAATTGAGAAAGTTGCCTAAGGTGGATGCGATTTTATTGAAGCCTGAGGTGGAAGCATGGATAAAAACATATGGTAGAGATTTGGTGTCGGCTACGGTCAGAGGGTCAATCGACAGTTTGCGTCAGGATATCTTGAGTGGAAAAGAGATTGAGAATCTTGAAATCGAGACAGAACTCCGGACCAAGAAGTCTTTGGAGAAAAGCCGTATGATGAATTTCAGACGAATAATCAATGCCACAGGAATCGTTCTGCATACCAATATGGGGCGGGCGGTTTTGTCCGAGAAAGCCGTACAAGCCGTAAGCCAGTCCATTCGGTATTATAATAATCTTGAGCTTAATTTGGAAACAGGAAAACGTGGCTCTCGCTACGCGCACGTGGTTGAACTAATTAAGGAAATTACCGGATGCGAGGATGCATTGGTAGTCAATAATAATGCAGCAGCAGTACTACTAGTGTTGGATACCCTGGCGAAGGGAGGGGAGACCCTCCTATCACGTGGCGAAATGGTGGAGATTGGGGGTTCATTTAGAGTGCCTGAGGTAATGAAACTAGGTGGAACGAGACTAGTTGAAGTCGGCACAACCAATAAGACACATCTTTTTGATTACGAGCGGGCCATCAATGACAATACCAAGGTGATTCTTAAAGTACATACTTCTAATTATCGAATTACTGGATTTGCAAAAAGTGTGGAGCGTACTGAACTGATGCAGCTCGCTACAGAACATAATCTAGTGGCCTATGAAGATTTGGGAAGTGGATTTTTAGCAGATTTGCAAGACGAAGGCATAACCGACGAGCCGCGGGTGCAGGATGTAGTTGCTTCTGGAATGGATGTGATAAGTTTCAGTGGTGATAAATTGCTGGGAGGACCACAGGCAGGCATCATCATCGGTAAAAAGTGTTATATCGAAAAGATGAAGATGAATCAGCTCAATCGGGCTTTGCGAATAGACAAGATGACGATTGCTGCCTTGGAAGCTACTTTGCGAGAATATCTAGATATGGAGCGGGTTAAACGGGATAATCCTACTTTGAATAAGCTGACCGAGACGTCAGAAATACTTAAAAATAGGGCAGAAATGCTTTGCGCTAAGTTGGAAGAAGCTTTGGGACCACATTTTACGGTACAAAAAGATACTTCACAAGCTGGTGGTGGGTCACTTCCTGGCGTGATGCTACCTACTTGGGTAGTTCGCTTATCCCTTCCTGGAATGGATGAGGAAAGTTTGACTATTAGATTAAGAAAACAAAGACCGGCTGTTATGGCTAGAAAGAACAAGAATGAACTTGTGCTGGATGTGCGTACGGTTGGAGACGATGAATTGGATGAATTGGTTTTAGCGATACAGAGTGCGTCTAGAAAAGAAACAGGGGAAGAAAAATGA